One window of Athalia rosae chromosome 4, iyAthRosa1.1, whole genome shotgun sequence genomic DNA carries:
- the LOC105692568 gene encoding endocuticle structural glycoprotein SgAbd-1-like, whose protein sequence is MKFIICTLALVAAASAVPVVPLTRDGLARIHSQVNEQNIDGSYNWNYVSENGIAVNERSIPVPAGPHGEPAPAVQGGWEYTAPNGEVVKTTYVSDENGFRPEGTHIHPTPESVLRSLEWNAAHPEEEAYWDAVYAKQQPHLYYPVGPVQ, encoded by the exons ATGAAATTCATC ATTTGTACCCTCGCCCTCGTGGCCGCCGCCTCCGCAGTTCCAGTTGTCCCACTGACCAGGGATGGATTAGCGCGTATCCACAGCCAAGTCAACGAACAAAATATCGACGGTTCGTACAATTGGAATTACGTGAGCGAAAATGGAATCGCTGTCAATGAAAGAAGCATCCCCGTGCCAGCTGGCCCCCATGGAGAACCAGCGCCGGCCGTCCAAGGAGGATGGGAATACACAGCTCCCAATGGCGAAGTAGTCAAGACGACTTACGTCTCCGACGAAAATGGATTCCGTCCAGAGGGTACGCACATTCACCCAACCCCAGAGAGCGTTCTTCGTAGTTTGGAATGGAACGCGGCTCATCCGGAAGAAGAAGCGTATTGGGATGCCGTATACGCCAAACAACAGCCGCATTTATATTATCCCGTAGGCCCCGTGCAATAG
- the LOC105692569 gene encoding vacuolar protein sorting-associated protein 37C-like: MKFLIVSFALAAIASAQYQPGYTEPLPGKPQIAILRQLNDQSAEGNYQWHFETENGIKAGETGTRSAAVGPDGEGGLDIQGEYSYTSPEGVVIHTTYRSGPFGYVAEGDHIPKTPDYILRSLEWNAAHPEESKGDYNPDYNRKTNPYYPGQPGVHPVPVYKPVQPVKPIAKDAAKEEKKEEAGTSGAVPSKPSVLPAKPFYPGGFVPGVNPGFPGPAPGYYGPQPGFPGAPGYPQPAGYYPGQPGYPQPLAYQQPGFYQRRP; encoded by the exons ATGAAATTTCTG ATCGTATCGTTCGCCCTCGCGGCAATCGCGTCTGCCCAGTACCAGCCTGGTTACACCGAACCCTTGCCAGGAAAGCCACAGATTGCCATCCTGCGTCAACTCAACGACCAGTCCGCCGAAGGGAATTACCAATGGCATttcgaaactgaaaacggTATCAAGGCCGGTGAAACCGGAACCCGAAGCGCCGCCGTAGGTCCGGACGGTGAAGGTGGTTTGGACATTCAGGGAGAATATTCCTACACCTCTCCCGAAGGAGTCGTTATTCATACGACCTACAGGTCCGGTCCATTCGGATACGTTGCCGAAGGAGATCACATCCCTAAAACCCCCGACTACATCCTTCGATCTCTCGAATGGAACGCGGCTCACCCCGAAGAATCCAAGGGCGATTACAACCCCGATTACAACAGGAAAACCAACCCGTACTACCCCGGACAGCCAGGAGTCCACCCTGTTCCCGTCTACAAGCCGGTACAACCCGTGAAACCGATCGCCAAGGATGCggcaaaggaagaaaagaaggaagaagctGGAACATCCGGTGCCGTGCCATCGAAGCCATCGGTCCTCCCCGCGAAACCATTCTACCCCGGCGGTTTCGTACCCGGAGTCAACCCAGGATTCCCAGGCCCAGCGCCAGGATACTACGGACCACAACCTGGATTCCCAGGAGCACCTGGATACCCCCAACCCGCCGGATATTACCCGGGACAACCCGGATACCCGCAACCCTTGGCTTACCAACAACCTGGTTTCTATCAACGTCGCCCATAA